Proteins encoded within one genomic window of Theobroma cacao cultivar B97-61/B2 chromosome 7, Criollo_cocoa_genome_V2, whole genome shotgun sequence:
- the LOC18594189 gene encoding probable LRR receptor-like serine/threonine-protein kinase At3g47570, translated as MVVVLLPNFGVSFAMKSTTNISTDQLALLALKTRVNNDLLATNWSTATSICNWVGVTCGSRHHRVIALDLFGMNLSGTIPPDMGNLSFVAFLDTGNNSFHGSLPIELANLRRLKSLLLSNNNFNGEIPSWFGSFSKLQNLSLGGNNFVGVIPSSLCSLSKLELLSLYNNNLQGHIPLEIGNLSRLRFLYLHNNQISGFIPSSVFSISSLLKIFLRNNQLIGSIPSIRLNMSSLEVVDFTFNNLTGDISSDMFDRLPRLQGLDLSFNHLAGPIPMSLFKCQELKDLSLSYNHFEGIIPKEIGNLTMLKFLYLAENNLKGEIPQQLGNLTLLIEIDIPANKLTGKIPLEIGNIPKLERLNLESNNISGHIPPRIFNSSTMRTIALDVNHLSGCLPWSTGLWLPKLEQLLLGSNEINGTISTSISNASKLIELDLSANSFSGYIPDDLGNLRDLQFLNLQFNNLARTPSSPKLSFLTSLAYCKDLRVLAFSNNPLIHGELPISIGNLSISLQTFDASDCNIGGNIPVEIGKLINLIRLNIANNELIGPIPTTIGRLEKLQGFFLEDNNLEGSIPSELCCQKSLGFLHLTGNKLAGPIPECLGDLVSLRHLYLDSNKFANSIPSTFTRLIDILQLNLSSNFLGGALPIDFGKWKVVTIIDFSENQLSSEIPSSIRDLKDLTYLSLSGNRLYGSIPELFGGLIELQFLDLSRNNFSGIIPKSLQKLLHLEYLNVSFNRLHGEIPNEGPFANCSIQSFMGNEALCGAPQLQLPPCTHNSAKHSRKATKLMECILLPISATLLILALIVFFFQSRRKHSKQKNDLENSIGLAKWRRISYQELYQATNGFCESKLLGVGSFGSVYQGALSDGLNIAIKVFNLEVEGSFKSFDVECEVLRNIRHRNLVKIISSCCNVDFKALVLEFMPNGSLEKCCIRIPPSWSDNSCGPL; from the exons ATGGTGGTGGTGTTGCTGCCTAATTTTGGGGTTTCATTCGCTATGAAATCAACAACCAACATCAGCACAGACCAGTTGGCTCTTCTTGCACTAAAAACCCGCGTCAACAATGATCTTCTGGCTACGAACTGGTCAACTGCTACCTCTATTTGCAATTGGGTTGGTGTCACTTGCGGATCTCGACACCACAGAGTCATTGCTTTGGATCTATTTGGCATGAATCTCTCTGGAACCATACCACCAGACATGGGAAATCTGTCTTTCGTTGCTTTCCTTGACACTGGAAACAACAGTTTTCATGGTTCATTGCCCATCGAGTTGGCTAATTTGCGCCGGCTGAAATCTCTACTATTGAGTAACAACAATTTCAACGGAGAAATCCCATCTTGGTTTGGTTCCTTTTCTAAACTTCAAAACTTGAGTTTGGGCGGTAATAACTTCGTGGGAGTTATCCCATCTTCTTTGTGCTCTTTGTCAAAACTAGAGTTATTGAGCTTGTATAACAACAATCTGCAAGGACATATCCCCCTGGAGATCGGAAATCTTTCTAGGTtgagatttttatatttacataATAATCAGATTTCAGGTTTTATACCTTCTTCGGTCTTCAGCATATCTTCATTGCTAAAGATTTTTCTCAGAAACAACCAGCTCATTGGTTCCATACCTTCCATTCGACTCAACATGTCTTCCTTGGAAGTGGTTGATTTTACATTTAATAACCTCACTGGTGATATCTCATCAGATATGTTTGATCGTTTACCTAGATTACAAGGGCTGGACTTGAGTTTTAACCACCTTGCTGGTCCAATCCCAATGAGTTTATTCAAGTGTCAAGAGTTAAAAGATTTATCCTTATCTTATAATCATTTCGAGGGAATTATACCGAAAGAAATAGGAAATTTGACTATGCTCAAATTTCTATATCTTGCAGAGAACAACCTCaaag GTGAAATTCCACAACAGCTTGGTAACCTAACACTTCTGATAGAGATTGATATTCCCGCTAATAAATTGACAG GTAAAATACCACTTGAGATAGGCAACATACCAAAATTGGAAAGGTTGAATTTGGAATCTAACAATATCTCTGGACATATCCCTCCTCGAATCTTTAATAGCTCAACTATGAGGACCATTGCACTTGATGTAAACCATCTCTCAGGTTGTCTTCCATGGAGCACAGGACTTTGGCTTCCAAAACTTGAACAGCTTCTACTTGGTTCCAATGAGATAAATGGAACAATCTCTACCTCCATCTCTAATGCATCTAAGCTAATAGAGCTTGACTTGTCAGCTAATTCATTTTCTGGATATATTCCCGATGACCTCGGAAATCTAAGAGATCTACAATTTCTCAACCTACAGTTTAATAATTTGGCTCGCACACCTTCATCCCCAAAATTGAGCTTTCTCACATCTTTAGCATATTGCAAAGACTTGAGAGTCTTGGCATTTAGTAATAATCCATTGATTCATGGTGAACTTCCTATCTCTATAGGAAATCTCTCTATTTCTCTACAAACATTCGATGCCTCGGACTGCAACATTGGAGGCAATATTCCTGTAGAGATTGGCAAACTAATCAACTTGATCAGGTTGAACATAGCTAACAATGAACTGATTGGACCTATTCCCACCACAATTGGAAGATTAGAAAAGTTGCAAGGTTTCTTTCTTGAAGACAATAACTTAGAAGGATCCATTCCATCTGAGTTATGCTGTCAGAAGAGTTTGGGTTTCTTGCATCTCACAGGTAACAAATTGGCTGGACCAATACCAGAATGCTTGGGTGATCTCGTTTCTCTTAGGCATCTATATTTGGACTCCAATAAGTTTGCAAACTCAATACCCTCAACCTTCACAAGGCTTATAGATATCTTGCAACTAAATTTGTCTTCCAATTTTCTTGGCGGGGCTCTCCCAATTGACTTTGGAAAGTGGAAGGTTGTTacaattattgatttttccgaaaatcaattatcaagtGAAATTCCGAGCAGCATTAGAGATCTTAAAGACCTAACTTATCTTTCCTTATCCGGTAACAGATTGTACGGATCTATACCTGAGTTATTTGGTGGGTTGATAGAATTGCAATTCTTGGATCTATCAAGGAATAATTTCTCTGGAATTATTCCAAAGTCCTTGCAAAAACTCTTGCACCTTGAGTATTTGAATGTCTCATTCAATAGACTGCATGGAGAAATTCCTAACGAAGGACCCTTTGCCAATTGCTCGATTCAATCATTTATGGGGAATGAAGCGCTATGTGGTGCACCTCAACTGCAACTCCCACCATGCACACATAATTCTGCTAAACATTCAAGGAAAGCTACTAAGCTTATGGAATGTATCCTATTGCCAATTAGCGCAACGCTATTAATTCTAGCCTTAATagtctttttcttccaaaGCCGAAGAAAGCattcaaagcaaaaaaatGATCTAGAAAATTCGATTGGTTTAGCAAAATGGAGAAGAATTTCATACCAAGAGCTTTATCAAGCGACAAATGGTTTTTGTGAAAGCAAACTACTTGGTGTGGGGAGTTTTGGCTCGGTATACCAAGGTGCTCTTTCAGATGGATTGAACATTGCCATAAAAGTCTTTAATTTGGAGGTAGAAGGATCATTCAAGAGCTTTGACGTTGAGTGTGAGGTCTTGCGCAACATTCGCCACcgaaatttagtcaaaatcaTTAGTAGTTGCTGCAATGTTGACTTTAAAGCCTTGGTGCTTGAGTTCATGCCCAATGGAAGCCTCGAGAAGTG CTGCATTAGAATACCTCCATCATGGTCAGACAATTCCTGTGGCCCATTGTGA